The genomic stretch AGTACGAGTCGGTAACTTAACAATAACTTGACGTTAATTGTTAAAGTATCAAAGACACTCGTTAGCAGCCAAGTTACcgttaactagctaactagcatATGTTGTTAGCTAACCCGTTCTCAGCTAGCTATCTGTAATATCAAATGGTGGCTAATATGAACATGCTGCATGCAAATACTGAAGCTATGTAACTTGTGTTAGGTGGCAAGTTTATAACAATTAGTCGGTTCGCACTGGGGTACTTTAGCTTGCATTAACTTTTGAGTCGCGGTCCGGGCTAATGCTAACTAAACACATAGCACCGCAGCTAGCTAGCCGATGTTGGCTAGCTAacccaaacacaaacacttgagTACTTTAAATAGCTAACATTTTAATTACAACTACAAATTCTCCCTAGCTCCAGAATATACAGAGCACACTGGTGTTATTTAGCTCCCACTAAGTTGTGAAGcgtgtcaataaaaacaaaaacaaaacccataGCTACATGTATGAGGCGTTTGCAGcattgctaacgttagctagccagCGCCGTTAACTAGCGTGCCgctgtgtgtgggagagatGCAAGCGGAGGGGGAGCCCATTTCGTCCGATTTGTTATCAGCGAGTGGCGCTACAATGTGAAATATCTGACCCAGAAGCTACACAATTGATTAATTCGACAGGGAAAATGGGAATCGTCCGCATGACTGAACTCAAGCAGGGCTACTTTGACACCCGGTGACCGAATCTTGCAAAAATTGTCAGTTATTTACCCCGGATAAACTCTTTCAAGAGTGCTGAGACAGTGTGCGTGCGTCGGTGGTGTTCCCTCTCTCCCGATCGCCATGAAATTAGACAAAAGAGGAAGTGGCTTGTCggtggggggggggtcagaCAGTCTTCTGTGAAAAAGCATCGGCCAACTGGAAGGAGCGCCCTCACCTTCCACGGCGGAACGGCAGTCTTGATCTGACAAAGACCTGTGAGACTCATCAGTGCAACATGTCTGCTTACATAGTTAtagaactttaaaaaaaaaaaaaaaaaaactttgctgCACTTCAACTTTATCCACTGTTGACTGATTTCAAAGACCCAAGCATGCAATCGTCTCAAAAAGATAAGCCAGTGTAACTCTTACAGCTATACTCAGGTTTGTGAAACCTTTATTCCCCCTTAAACACAAAATGTAGCTATGCATCAACATCTGCTGCAAGTTCACCCAGAATGCAATGTATTCCTATGCAACATGTCTGATCCTGACATCAGCCACTAGGTGTCGCAGTTTTGCCCCAATCTACAGGCCCCTGATGTGCTCTTAACATTTCACTCCAAGCAGGATCAATGACTGTCAAATGGAAGACAAGacactttttgggaaaaaaatatcattctctattaaattttatttgtacatAAATTGTGCAACAGGAATATATCCATctgaaaacacatgaaaaatcaTCTCTGAAAGGCCACCAAATCATCTGCATCGCTACCGCTTTTGTCACCTTCACTCAGAATTGGCTcgacgtctgtgtgtgtgtgtgtgtgtgtctgtgtctgtgtctgtgtgtgtactcgCTCAAACCGCTGTACAGTACATTACATTGTGCCCTATGGAGTCCAGCTGCAGCATTGATTCAGCTATTCAGTTGACTATTATAGTGCATGTGCCACCTGTttcaaaaaatatctgtatcaGCGCAAATGgagattgcaaaaaaaaaaaaaaaaaaaaaaaaaaaaaagtctggctGTGAAAAGAAAACCAGAGCACCAAGAACTCTGTGTTTAAGCTTAAGGCATGGTCAGTTTACAGTATCATCAGTATTATTGTTGACaaggtgtgtttatgtgtaagCAATTGAGACACTccaaaaagaaagaacaaaggGAGGGGCTGTCCTTTCTGctttaacaagaaaaaaattcCCTTTGATGATGTGGAGTTACTCTGAAAAGGACAAGCGAAATCAATGACAGAACAGCAGTGAAAGTAGACGTGTCTGTAGTCTGTGAGGGGTTTAAGGAGCAGCAGTGAAATCCTGGAATGTATCCCGTTAAATACACAGGAGAGCATTTATATAGAGATCAGTATCATGTTGTTTGGGCTACTCGAACATTATCTGAACTGTGTGCACCTTTAACAGCTCACATATGGTCATGTCCAAATTCAGGGACCTAAATATAATAGTAGACTACACCAGTATCTGACGGGGCAATGAGGAATGCGTACCTCTATTCCATTAACACTTGTGAGGAAATATTAAGCACATTCTGCTTACTCCACTGCACAGCGTTCTTTAATGATGATATGTAAGGGTATCAAGATGCATACCAGCGGTGAATGCAAATTAAGACTCGTATCAATATGAAATTTTAGCCAAAATTCAGTGTGCATGAAAACTAGCATATTTGCTCATGCACATTTCCCTATGGAGTGTTGAATAGGCAGGCACTGTGacagttttgtgaaatgttgaaTAGTGAACTAGCTCAAGTGTTACAGTCATAAAATTGTAATTTGATATTAGCTTATAATTGCTTGGTTCTTGATTATGACCTCTGGACATGTGCCTTAGGAGGGCAGCAGGTTCCCAAGGACTCTGCCAGACGAGCGTACAAAGCCTACAGGTGTGCTTAACATAGTTATGAATGCAGTAATCACACTCTGAGCGTCAAGGAGTGGTCAGTTCTCTTCTATAAGGGTCAAGTCCAGTTctgtacagtctctttcaaaaacaATCTTTTGCCCTCCATCGATTGCagtcctttttcttttatcctcttcctcttcttcttcttcctcctcctcctcttcactttCACTCAGTGGCCCGATGCTGGCTCGTCCCAGGAACTCGGCAGGGGAGAAGGCTGAGCGCTGCTCTGCCTGGGAAGACGCTGGAACGATGCAGCCACCTGTAGCACACACTAGGCTCTCGTGATTACCAATCTACACAGGAGAGAGGAGCGTGGTGATTATCATGTTATCATGACACAATTCTAGCATTTAACCTGTGGCAAAAACACTTCACTAAAATGGGGCCCGGGCTAATTCTCAAAGCTGAATTACCACCTGCATAAATCTCCAAGATCCACACCCAAAGGTAATAAAATGTAGGTGGagcagtgatgatgtcactggtaGTGCCAGGAAGTCTGCATTGATGGCAGTGCCTGTTTCTTTGGTTAAATACAGATTAACTGATAGCAGAGTTTATGGGCTCGGCTGGCATGTGTGACCTGACCGGCACAAGCAAGGGCCTAAACAAGCAGCATTAACGCTGGAAACTACAAACTCTCAAATAATGTAATTTACATCAATGGCAGTTAATCtcaaaaaatatgaaacagaCTAACTGTCTGACATACATAGATTAAAATGTGTAGGCAAATACCAGGAGTGCCAGTGAGCCAACATACTGTAACTTTCTGGCAACCTAACTTTAAAAGGGGAACTTCACTCATTTTCAGATTCATACATGTTGTTCCTATAGTCTGAGACAGTCCAAAAAACATAAGTAAATATGAACAACTCTCCCAAATCTAAAAACttgagtgctaaaactcaaatttgcgatatcatcaagtataaagtctggagctgctccatagacaatcaACTGGGAAAGATGTTACAGGTGACACTGCGAGCACCCAAGGGAATGTTGTGAGTACATGGGTACACTTGGTGTTTCATAATTAAGAACAGTACAATAGAATGAAGCTCATCTGggcataaaaatatatatattctgtgggtccacaaaatcaggctcaaGTATaaagacttacttctctggtttctggcttcgAGGGAGAGTAGTTCATGCTCATAAATATTGACTaaactttcctaggccatgaaaacaacaaattggaattcttaattcaggtggtgttccccttaaGTGTGTACTGGGTGGTTCATCTTGGTCATGGAAGAAAACCAGCTAAGAACTGCACTTTAAAAAAGGTCCCCAAATTGTCAGATAGTCTGCATTTAAGGATTTTGCCTTGAAAACCTTGAAAACTTCTCATATCAGGCAAATTTATTATTAGGCAGTTGCAACCAGAAACAACCTGTGAAAGGAGTTTAATTATGAATGGGTCAAACTCTGGCTGGAACTGTGCTCAGTAGTGTGCATCATAGCAGAGTGGAGATAGGAAAATTGCAGCTTGAGACACTTTTGTTGCCAACTGGGTAAAACTGCCTGCACCAACCCCAGCCCAAAACCCCTATTGCCTCTCAATATCCAGAGAAGATAAAACATGGGCACAATTAACCCAGGTCTGAAGATTACTCACTGATACCATTAAATATGTGGATATCAGTATATGCACATATGAGGAGATTGACAGAAACTACCTACCTTAACAGCCCATTGGACTTTCTTGCTCACCTGTGTCATCTTACTGAAGTCAAGGCCTGGCCTGGGGCAGGGCAGAACATCCGGGTCATGGCGCCTCTTCAAGCGAGGCTTGCGCATGTCGCAGGGCTGTGAGTGGCATCGTGGCAGCGCTGGGTGCAGGTCGCGCCTAGAAGAGGATGGTGTGCTGCAGGCTGAAGTGGGAGACGGAGACAGGGCTGGGTGTTCCATGCCAGAACAGCCATATGTCAGAGCAGAAGAAGGGGAGGGCTGGGGGGGCAGGAGCACCACAGAGGCATCCTGAATGTGcacaggggagagggagaagcgGCGCTGCAGCACTGAGTGAGAAACCAGTGGGGCCggtgaggaggagcaggaggaaggaGTAGCGAAGGAGGCAGAACAGGCTCCTTTCAGTTTGTCACAGGGATCCCATGAGAAGCTCCATGGTAGCGGGGAGTCAGAGGACAGTGCTAAGCTAAAGAAGGTAGGGCTAGAAGATGAATTTAGGGAGGAGGAGGTAAAAGAAGAACTGGGCCCACAAAGTGGCAGAGAGCTGGCTCCAGAGCTTGAACTAGATGCTCCTCCACTTTGGCAGCCACGTTTGACTGGGGTCCAAACCTTGGATGCACTGGGATGCCAGGTGGAGCGACACTGAGACAGGTCCTCTGGAACAGAGAGGGACCGGCAGTGGCGTTTCGGCGGTGGGGGTGGAGGTGAGCTTTGGAAAGCCTTGTTTGTAAAAGAAACCTCTGGTCTCTGGAGAGGTTCTCCAGAGTGGGAAGGAGGCCACAGGAAGTCCAATCCACAGGAATCATCCAGAAGGTTGGCTTTGGATGACGGGTGTGTAGCTGAGCTAGTCTCTGAAAAAGTCAAAAGATAGAAATGAGACAGATTTCCCCTCTTAACAGCTGCAAATACTGCATTTAATTCAATGAACTTACCTTGTGTTGATCTACAAGCACTCCACGAGACAGTGGGACTGGAGCCCACTGCAGGTAAAGACTGAAACAGAAATAGAATAAATCAAGAACCCATAAAACCAAGTGCatcaagggaaaaaaagaacattttttagAGGACAAGATTAGGTTTTGTATCCAACTCACCGCATTTATATTGAATGAGAAAGCCTTGTAGTAAGGCTCTTCCAAACTTTGCTTACGGAGCTGCTCTGTGATAAGCGTCACCATATTTGTAGCTACAGTCCGGGGACAGACATGGAGATGATGAGGAGATTTACTGAGGGCAGTGGAAATTGTATTAGTCAGAATCCTGGCGTGGTTTGTGGTGTCCCCTCCACACCTCAACCAGCCAGACTGACCAGCTTTCTCACTGTGCCACCGTCATTTTTATGCCACCTAGAGGGACAGATGAGAAGGGATCCTTGTAAAACAATGTCAGTGATTAACTGAAAATGGTCACACACATCGCAGAGAAAGCCCTTCATTGAACAGCAGCTTGTACATTGCTAGACGGCTGCATCAGGCCTTGGTTAGCGGTGTAACATCTGCTAATGCAGACTTTACCTCCAAAATGCTATAATGCAGAAAAGCCCACAGAAGGAAGAACAGAATGCCTAAATGTGTATTCTAAGTACTAACCACATATTACTATTCAAGAAAGACCCAGGCTGGGATCTACTTGCTGCCACAATCACATGTGAAAGGCAGAAGTTCATGTTcacaaaggcagagagagagcacacaTGGATGTGAAGAGACCCAGAACAAAGAAACAATTCACATTCCATCATGCACAGTGAACATAGCCATGTCTTATTGGGACTACAAACATGGACTGGTGCAGTTTCAAAGAAGATGCAGAATATGTCCAAAGCAACCTTTGGGGCAATATGGCAGTCAAAGTCAGTCAggtccaacaaaaacaaatgacaagaGCTGCAAGTTGTGAAGTGAATTGGGGGGGGGCAAAAGATGCCATAGTATCTTTGCAAGGGGGACAAAAGAACAGTGACCAGGTCCCAAGAGTTTATATTACCATGGCAAAACCAAAATGGTGTGATCTACCCAGAGGGCAGGGGGGCCGCAAGACAGTCTGTGTGTCAATTTCATTAACACACATTCCTCCTATATTTCCTTTGCATGCAAATAGCAAGGAGTTAGACATTAAGATCTAAGGGTTGCTCTCAAACATCTTTGAAGATTAACCTGCAATGGCCGATCCCAGCAAACCCTTGTACAGCACAGAATGTACACctcaaactgaaaacagaaagacaATGCACAATATCTAACCACTGCATTAAAATGTAACATGGACATTTGTGCACCAAAAATCCAGAGCACATTTACTACTGACATCTAAAGTAGACATGACACATCATAATGAGACAATGTCACAACTGTGTAAACTTCAAATTATCTGACTTAGTCTGAATTAAAAGATTTGAGGATGTGTAGAGTATGACTCATTGAAGAGACGTGTTTCAACATTTGCTTTTGGCAGTCAGATGTGGCCTCCAGGGCCTTCCTCCTTGTGGCAAATATGGTGCTACATTGCTAGCCTAGTCCCACATGCCAGAAGACATGCTACCTCGCCCCGGCACTGGGGCACAGGCTGAACCTCATCCTGTAGCTGCAGCCACAGTAAAAAAGCTCTGCACCCACAGACTCCATTTGCTCAGAGTGGTGCTGTCAGccaccagctgatttaaaactTTACAGTCACTTTACAATCTCGGCTACAAACTTCAATGTTAACATCACTGCGAATGAATGATATCATACTTTTACAACGACAAACGAGACAACACTACAATCACAAAACAGTATTAGGATTATTAGTAAGGCTAATAAGTGGATTTGGCCTATGGACTCTTTGGACTCTAATGTGCAAACCAACACGAGTTAAAGGTAGTGTTGCGCAGCTTGCCCTTATCTACAAAACACGTTTGTTTTAGCCAGTTAGAAGCCTATAACGTTATCTCCAACATTAGCTGCATGACAACTATTTGTCATTGAGAATGTAGGACTTAATAACATTAGGCAACACTGACTGGCTAAATCGGATACTCACTTTTGCTGGTGAGCAAAGTATAAAGTAAGCTAGCTCAGCAACACGATGCAGCCCGTGGAACACTAACTAAGTTATTAGCCGGGTGctattagctaacgttagctgataaGAAGCGTCCTCACTGACGTTACTAGCGTTAGTTTGCTTACATTCGGTTTGTCTGCTACCGGTTTATGGCTTGTCATTGTACCTGACTGTAGCCACGATTCATTGGACTGGAATATGAGTCGAGGCGTTCATGAATTTAACGGCTGGGCCGATAATGTCTTACTACATTAGTTGTAGCGTTAGCTTGGTTACGCAGTCTGATTGCAAGCTAGCATGCTACAGCTGTCCTGGTGTATTACCTGCGTTCCGTGGTTCCTTAGCAACCGAAGCTGCACACAGTGCACCGGATAGAGAGCAGTTAAGCGGAGTACTTATAGCCTTTGGACCGTACCATTACAGAGGTGTTTTTGAATACACTGCCATTAAAAAAACGCAATGTGAGGAAACCCCAATATGCTGATATTGCACATGTTCCTCCAACAATAATTTAATTGATGTGTTTCCAACTGTAAATACACTTTAAGCAACATGTCTTGCCCttattttaatgtctctgtggCGTTACCCGCCCCACAGTTAGGTCCTTCTAAATAAAGCGACAGCGTAAAATAATAACTGACCAAACTGTGTTTTAGACATATAAACGTAGTTTATCTGATTCATGTAGAATTATATAACACGTATCTAACTGAGATGGCCTACATATATTTGCGATGGAAGAAGAATCTATTGCAAACTGCTCAAACTATGTGAACTACAGTTTACCATGTACGCATGCGCGGTGGATGTCAAGCCCACAGACCAGACATAGCGAAACAATTTCAGAAGTAGATGCAGAAGAAGTCTTGATTAGTGTCATCGCGTCGCCCTTTGTTCATTTCCTCAGTAGTCTTTGACACACGTCACATCTGCGGGGATCCCAAAGACAACATGGCACGTGAAAATTTCAGGAAAGAAGAAACTCTAGCAATGAGGAACAGACTGATTGGGTATGTAGGAATGAAACTGgtattgtttgattgttttgatGCAAGCTGGTGCATGTGTCGTGTGTTTGTGCAAGACAGTTACTGACACGTAGTAATTGATTGGATCACAGGCAGTCCATCAAACTCTTCTATTCAGGCGACCCTGTGAAAATAGTGAGAGCAAGAGGGCAATATCTATTCGATGAGAATGGCCAGCGTTATCTGGACTGCATCAGCAACGTCCACCATGGTGAAACATTTATTATCCAGTGCAAAGTCTATAGTTATGACCTTTATAAACACAGTACATTACACTCCTGCCTACTAGTGGTAGAAAGTTCATGTGTTGCATTATTCCTTTTGCAGTGGGCCACTGTCACCCCAGCATTACaaaggctgcagcagcacaaatgGACCTCCTCAACACAAATACAAGATTCCTGCACGACAACATAGTCATGTATGCAGACCGCCTGGCCGCCACCCTGCCTGAGAAACTGTGTGTCTTCTACTTTGTTAACTCAGGGTAAGTAACACACCCAAAGCCCAACAAACTGGTATTCCTCAAGTACCATTGTGGTGATTTAACATCTGTTCTTCTTGCAGTTCAGAGGCCAATGATCTTGCCCTTCGCTTGGCCCAGCAGTACACCCAGCATGAGGACGTCATTGTGCTTGACCAGTACGTATTGAGCTCTAGTGCAACACTTTCGCCCTCTGACAATACACCTGCTTGTCAATTACAATGAGCTCTCCTTTTACACCAGTGCATACCATGGGCATCTAATGTCCCTCATCGACATTAGTCCTTACAAGTTCCGGAAACTGGCAGGACAGAAAGAATGGGTTCATGTGGTGTGTAAATCCATACGACCATCATTTCACAAACCGCTGACCAACAGTGGACTCCTGCCTGTCTGAAAGAATGTGTTTCATCCTCCTAGGCACCCTTACCAGACACCTACAGGGGCTTATACAGAGAGGATCACCCCAACCCTGGCCAAGCTTACGCTGACACAGTAAAAGACCTGATAGAGGAGGTGCACAGGAAGGGTCGTAAGGTACACTTTTACTCAGCTATACACACCCTTACACTTAGATCACTCATTGTTATACAGAGAATTAATAACACTGTAATGAACAGGACCATTTATAATTCTCACTAACTTCCATTTCCCCACAGATCTCTGCCTTCTTTGCTGAATccttgccaagtgttggaggaCAAATCATCATGCCCCAAGGATACTCAGCTAAAGTTGCAGAGTGAGTGATGACTCATTTTTCTAGGTTCTGTCTTTGCTCGACCACATGTAGAACAGTAGAGTCATGGTGCGTCTCCGTCAAACTCTCCACAGATACGTGCGCTCAGCTGGTGGAGTGTTTGTGGCAGACGAGGTGCAGACAGGCTTCGGACGTGTGGGAAGTCACTTCTGGGCTTTCCAGCTGCAGGGGGAGGGGTTCTGTCCCGACATTGTGACCATGGGTAAACCAATGGGCAACGGGCATCCTGTGGCATGTGTGGCAACCACTGTGGAGATAGCAGGAGCTTTCACGGCCAACGGAGTGGAGTACTTCAACACGGTGATTATACAGTAGCCTCAACACAATATGAATGAATGGTTCAAGTTGGTATCTATGGTGTTTTCCAGCTGTAGAGACAGTCAGGCTCATGACATTCTTAGTTCAACCCTCATCTTACCAACATATTGAGCATACTGGGGCTACCAACTGGAGTCTCCATGAATAAGCTTTTCTACCTAACAGCCATCCTAGCAAAATGTTAACTTATTTCCTCTCATAACATTATTTGTTGAGTAGGTAAggtcatttaaaacacaaattattatttaaatagtttgtttgcatgttgtgtaaaatgaaaatatatgcTTTTCTTTAATACAAACTCCAACTTTTATCCTAAGTACAGTCCACATTAGTACTGAGGAGCTTATTTCTTCTATCATTTATGACTGATGCTCATTTAGTTTTCAGTCATTTCAAGTTGTATGTTACAGTATATATTGGAACCAACCAAACTGAATGAAACCCACAGTCATTCAAAGTTTAAAaccttttaattttaattgcccttcagtacaaaagacctcaaatttccattttttcaAACACCACATGCTACTAGCAGTTACAGCACACGATTTGGCTCATGCTATGCTCACTGCATACTGGCACATCACATGCAGAGAAAACGTGTTACCTTCCTGTCTGCGTTTCGGGGTCAAATGGTAACACCTTTTTCAAGTAGAGGTTCCAGCTGAGCGTTTGACAtccactgtggctggtggacTTTTTTGTGATTTGATCGTTTTTATCATGAAATAATATTGAACATTATCTTACCTTAGTGAAGAGCAGTATTTATGGCCGTTGACAGAGCACGAGGaaatctgtctgtctcctttGAAACGACTGATTGAACTGACTGATGAGTCCCCCACCCCTTACAagcactaattaaaacagaaaccGAAAATGATGATATGAAGTCATTTGGAACAAACTGACAAAGTCATGACAGTTAGAGAAATATAACACAGCTCCGGTGGGATAAAACAAAAATACCTCAGGGGTCTGCAGTTACGCCAGATTGCAGGGTCAGAGATTGTGTGATATCATAGTAAGacctattattatttttagtaaCCTACGACATGAAGATAGTGTCTTCTAAGGTACAATGTCAGAACCAATGTTTAATTTAGGTGCTTGTGTCACTCACTGACTACTGCTTGACAAATGTTAAAGACTTGTCACTTACTACTATGCTGCAGCATAAAATATACATTAATAATGGGAATTCTTAAAGTCTGTTACCCCAAAAGAGATTTCTGTGGACACCTGTTTGCACTGCCTCTTAAAATGCATGCCTATATCAAGATGAAATTATTTGTTTTGCCTCTAACATCATGCAGTTTGGAGGGAACCCAGTCTCCTGTGCAATCGGCCTGGCGGTCCTTGATGTGATAGAGAAAGAGGACCTTAGAGGAAACGCCACTCGGGTGGGAGGACATCTTAAAGATCTGCTCATGAAGCTGCAAACTCGACATCAAATAATTGGCGACGTCAGGTGAGAATGCAGTGACTAGCACACTCCCCAAATGCATTAAGGTCGGCGCCGTTCTGTACTCAAGAGTCCATGAGATGAAATCAGATTTAAGTGATAAGGACAGTCTGGCACACATTAACTTGTCACGTACCATTTCACTGCTACTAATTACTAATTAAATTACTAACACTAATTAAATCCACACAGGTCTTTCCTTATCTTTtacctgatatcagacagaactcTTTACACCCTGTGTCCATCTTCTGTCAGCTCAGAGGAGTAGGCAGGACGGTACTGATCGATCTctgacatgaaaaatgttttgatggaACAACTTATAACTAATGGAATTGGCTGctagaaataaaatgatttttttctctagTCATTTTCAATGGCATGTGCTTGGGCTTGAAAGTTAACATCTATTTATTTTCATGATGGGGACAAAGCCATTTAAATCTGTTCCAATACAAAGAACAAAACTGATGTGCTGCACATGGAGTTTAGAGCTATTGCTCATTTTTGACCCGTGTCCCTAGTTGTTTaattattaatgtaattatttacaTTGTAGAGGAACTGCAAAATACcgtaggtaaaaaaaaagaccccATATTCCCACCGATGCAAAACCTATTATTAGAAGTGTGTATCAGGCCttctttcacagcaga from Epinephelus moara isolate mb chromosome 4, YSFRI_EMoa_1.0, whole genome shotgun sequence encodes the following:
- the LOC126389207 gene encoding protein FAM53C-like, which codes for MVTLITEQLRKQSLEEPYYKAFSFNINASLPAVGSSPTVSWSACRSTQETSSATHPSSKANLLDDSCGLDFLWPPSHSGEPLQRPEVSFTNKAFQSSPPPPPPKRHCRSLSVPEDLSQCRSTWHPSASKVWTPVKRGCQSGGASSSSSGASSLPLCGPSSSFTSSSLNSSSSPTFFSLALSSDSPLPWSFSWDPCDKLKGACSASFATPSSCSSSPAPLVSHSVLQRRFSLSPVHIQDASVVLLPPQPSPSSALTYGCSGMEHPALSPSPTSACSTPSSSRRDLHPALPRCHSQPCDMRKPRLKRRHDPDVLPCPRPGLDFSKMTQIGNHESLVCATGGCIVPASSQAEQRSAFSPAEFLGRASIGPLSESEEEEEEEEEEEEDKRKRTAIDGGQKIVFERDCTELDLTLIEEN
- the phykpl gene encoding 5-phosphohydroxy-L-lysine phospho-lyase, whose product is MARENFRKEETLAMRNRLIGQSIKLFYSGDPVKIVRARGQYLFDENGQRYLDCISNVHHVGHCHPSITKAAAAQMDLLNTNTRFLHDNIVMYADRLAATLPEKLCVFYFVNSGSEANDLALRLAQQYTQHEDVIVLDHAYHGHLMSLIDISPYKFRKLAGQKEWVHVAPLPDTYRGLYREDHPNPGQAYADTVKDLIEEVHRKGRKISAFFAESLPSVGGQIIMPQGYSAKVAEYVRSAGGVFVADEVQTGFGRVGSHFWAFQLQGEGFCPDIVTMGKPMGNGHPVACVATTVEIAGAFTANGVEYFNTFGGNPVSCAIGLAVLDVIEKEDLRGNATRVGGHLKDLLMKLQTRHQIIGDVRGVGLFVGLELVTDRKKKTPATETAAVVVKRLKEEDKICVSTDGPWDNVVKFKPPMCFSMEDAELVAQCIDRILTVSFFSQTWEPVHLNWKRTTSKVFSAIFKASPMQTPNW